In Corvus moneduloides isolate bCorMon1 chromosome 3, bCorMon1.pri, whole genome shotgun sequence, one DNA window encodes the following:
- the LOC116441188 gene encoding uncharacterized protein LOC116441188 has translation MTVVSLTRRPNRAELSQGRILRLNRVKASTKKIHSINILPKKGRFTLTPSTGSGILCQETVRGAEVGLEKGEETSSLQCCHFGIAAMSYTATFTSGNFLWTQPGQNICGWTFGVTLNLPAPGRFSVLRECVEAWRQRGRLEVFLQEEKIIAVLTWNYEDQLCEQPLSILSSPDETVRWAKAGSASHSVLGLVPAAQETFPSHRIFHMLEILNPTELPGDDWIKQGCWIYEEEKKLLAPKGQLRESKPEV, from the exons AATAGAGTGAAGGCTAGTACAAAGAAAATTCACAGTATAAACATCCTGCCCAAGAAAGGAAGGTTCACCCTTACTCCATCTACAGGATCT GGTATTTTATGCCAAGAGACAGTAAGAGGAGCTGAAGTGGGActagaaaagggagaagaaacatCTTCCCTTCAGTGCTGCCATTTTGGTATTGCTGCAATGTCCTACACAG CAACCTTCACCAGTGGTAACTTCTTATGGACCCAGCCAGGACAGAACATTTGTGGATGGACTTTTG GAGTGACCCTGAACCTTCCAGCCCCTGGAAGATTTTCTGTCCTCAGGGAATGTGTGGAAGCATGGAGACAAAGGGGGAGACTTGAAGTATTTCTCCAGGAAGAAAAGAT AATTGCTGTATTAACGTGGAACTATGAAGACCAGCTTTGTGAACAACCTCTTTCCATCCTAT CTTCACCAGATGAAACAGTAAGATGGGCAAAGGCAGGTTCTGCTTCCCACAGCGTCCTGGGACTGGTACCAGCTGCACAAGAG ACATTCCCGTCTCACAGAATTTTCCATATGCTGGAAATCTTGAATCCCACAGAGCTCCCTGGTGATGACTGGATAAAACAAGGATGTTGGAtatatgaggaagaaaagaaactgctgGCACCAAAAGGGCAGTTAAGAGAATCAAAGCCTGAGGTATGA